The genomic DNA aaaaataggtatTGTTAAGTTCTAATCTGAAATCACACTTACCATTAGCCGTCCTACCTTTAAAATGTATATCATATGATTCAATTCAGTGATGGCATATTACCTCGAAACCCACTAGATAGTTTTGAAAGTGTAGGAGTCCTTCCTATGATATCAATATCATGATTGGATAGAAAAATACGTGTGTTATCCGCAAACAGAATGTAATTTAATGTGTTTAGCACCAAGTGCATGCCGTTGatataaatcagaaataaaaatggTCCAAAACAGAACCCTGTGGTAGTCCCCATAAAAAAACTTGGTATACCACATTTAGAAAAGTTGTGCATTGTcttatattttaatgataacTTGTACACCAATTTAGAACAATTATGCCCCTTACTCTATCCTAATCCAACCattttctacccccccccccccggactttACCAAAACGGAAGGGTTGGAAGCTTTTTTTCATCGAGTTTTGAATGTATGTAACAGCCGAATCGAAGAGTCATTAGTCTGAATTGGCttataaccatttggtctacagCCAGTTGGTAAAATGGTCTAAAATCGTTTGGTTTAATATCTTAAATGACAATATGACCAACTAGACTACCAACTGTGGTAAAAAAAGTCAATAGACCAAAGTTAATAATTTGTGCCTCGTATTTGTATTagacaaattttgttttattttagacCATTTGATGATTTGACAGAATGGGAATTAGACCAACTAGGGATGGGGTTCCAGTAAGAAATAGGCAAACAGACGTTCCTAAAGCACCCTTTCCGCAaaacctggggggggggttgaggaagggatagtagtagtaatagaagcaATGGTAATATCATttgattaaatatatttttgttgctGAAGTAGTATTAATAGTACTAATAGTAGAAGCAGTAGCAGCTGTTTCAGTAATAATAGCAtgaatatcattaatattattttcagtagtaatattagtagaaggaatagaagtagcagtagttttagtagtagtaatagtagtagaagtagtagtagtaatgccAAAGTAGTCCCAGAGGCAGtacaatttaatttgaaatatttagtATCTTGATACATGTGTATTCACGATGATTGATTCATATGTGGGAATCCCAACTTATAACGGATGTTGCAACATTTTATAGCAAGAAGTTCcgtttgttatcattattatctgaGGGTGGGTTGATTTATTCGTTTTTTGGTGTTTTCAACTCATAATGAGTCAACTTTCTTTGAACATCATATGAAGTTCTAATATATTTATCATATAACGCAATGAATTATGCAATGAAGTTCTTGTAGTTTTCTTTTGTCCTACCAGCTACCTGTAAACGGTAAACGTGTAAATTTTAACATCATTTGTGTCGTGTAGAAAGTGCTTCCACTGTGCAAACGACTGCTCAGTATGTGTGTAATGATTGACGGATACATGATAAAAaagcacacacacatacacgaacaaatacaaaaaatgggTGGAGAGAAAAGCTAAGAAAGGCATCTGAAATTTGAGATGGTAAATTCATGAATTAATTTCTGACTACAGGTCCAAATTATAGTccaaaagtagaaaaaaaaagaattaagttAATGAAAAGATTAcgattaaaatttcatttagaCTTCGTACAGAATACGTCTCTTTGACTGCCTATAAATTACATAAAAAGTATATGTACAATTTCGAAAAACATTTCTAAAGGGACGATATAAAAATGTAAGTCATAGAAACTATAATGTATTTCGATATTATGTCTACTTAACTGGATTTAACACTCATCCAAGCTCCATCCGCTGCTTTACATGATGTATGATGAATATTTTAGTaatgtattcaaaattttcagcatcattCAAATACAATAATGCATTACACTATTAGGACTATTCTATGAAGCTCgaagaatattttttattatttagttGAGTAGTTCAATCTACCGTCAAGTGTATTTATACGACCGTTAAATTGTTTACATGGCCGTTTCTGATTGTGCACTTTGTTTGTTGGTCAAAATGTTGGCGATAAAAAACTTTGCATGTAAAAAAACGTTCTTCTGAAAAAAGTTGCCATTAAAGGTgtcaaaaatgattacaaaaactgctcagaaCGTCCGATTTTCAGCtcaaaattaaggaaatatataagaacataaaaataaactcgcgcttgcattattcatTTGGGCCTTATGGAAAACCTTGCGTTGTTTGTAAAAATAAAGCCAAGATTTACCTAAGATTTTAGTTAGGAATAACCTTCGTCCCCCCAGAAAAgaataatagtaattaataaataatatttaagaaaataaaacaagtaaaacataaaacaatatgaaaaaaaaaatcgttttttAGAATCCGATCGGAAAGAATTCGGATGAGAAAattgttttgtatatatttgCTGGGAAGCCCGGTGGAGGTGTTGTGTCGCCCTAAATCTCAAGTTCGCAGTGATGCATATGCGATTCCTCTGATAGCAAAGTGAGTGTCTGAACCTTAGTGCTGTGGTATCAACATCATTAATGGCATTCTTTTCTCATTTAAATCCTTTAAATGAAATCACGTTTTACTTCCTTGGCTGTCCTAACAGGTTCAATTCTTTCTTCGTCAGATTTTcgtaaatttttattttggaaCTCCTCTCATTTTTACCAATCAAGAAATGTTATGTTATCCCCAGGCTTGGTAGACTTCATTTCTAGTGTGATAGTTTGCGAACTTACCAATTATGTTTCTTTGTGTCCTCCTGCGCGAGCCGGAGTACATTGTCCAGTCGTCTCACCACTGCAACAATTAGAGGTTATCCTACGTTTATTGTAATAGATGTTAGAAACAGCGCCAATTCGCATCTATTACTCTTTCGTTGTTAGTTTTTCGTTCGTGATCTCACAGCCGCAGAAGAAAAGACAGGTTTGGCTTGAGTATTGACCAGCGTCATCAATAGTCTCTATTTAAACTTTCGACGTTGGGATCTTGTATCGGGTTTGTCTGCATCAAACTGACTATATTCAACCTCTCCCTACGAAATGTTTCCCATAAATAAGTGGGCTACATTTCTGCTATTAGTGGGATCAGTGCTGACTTTATAGATGTAATGCTTCCTGAATCAGTACTGTGTAGCCGCAATCCGAGCCTAATTTCTCACGCACTTTCTTTTTATTCGGATTCGTTTACTAGCAGCGCAACGCAAGTCATGTAGTCTTTTTTGTAAGTTCTTTTTCGGTAACcgtgaaggaagaaaaagaagggtcTTGGGTGTATTGCAGAGGTCCCCTTTGTAGACCAGCAACATCATGATTGATGCTGCTGAGTATAGGGCAATCAtcctattttcatttatcgGTTTCAATTGTATTACAGTAGTTTATATGTAATGTTAATCGGAaaagaattaaattaaattaagaaaTTATATGGACTGATAGTTAATTTGGAAGTAGGCCTACCTACCGGTAGTTGAAGGGTTAAAGTAGAGGGTTTCGATTCTACGACGCACGACGAATTCAAGAAAATTCATAACGCATTGTGAAACACTATTCATGACAATAAAGTTTCGGTCGAAATTgttgaatgaaacaaaaaaaaagtttcatcctggattctggacaaacgacataatttttttttttagattttcaaTCTCtgccttttcttctctttcttcttcttcccccgATGGGTGGCGGAGATCAACAGCAGTCAGCTGTACAAAGACCTTCCAACCATTTTTTGATTTCAGTGCGTTTTTTAATCCGTCCCCATTGCAGTTGTTAAAGCTCCTTAGTATTCTTATATGATCGACGACAAGTCTATCCTGTTAGTTTTGGTCCTTACTCatcatcaataataaaaaaaacatgcaaatttTCTAAGGTGAATATTTCGACtcgtcaaaaaaaaaaaatatctgcaaTGAACTGACCACTGCTCAGACCGAGGAGTTCTAGCTAGTTCAAAGAGGTACATTTTCTTGGACAGAAATAGTGCAAAGTTCCTTAGGTTGATGCATTGGGAAACCTTTTTCTGATGGTTACCTTTCGGTGAAGAAACTAGAAAGAGTGATGGTAATTggtagagattttttttttaattttcgacAGTGAGATTGAAGGatttgaaatcataaaatgtgAAATGCGTCTCGCATGGCATTGACACGCCAGCACAACATGTTTGTTTGATTATGCTTTCTCTTAAATCATTCAGAATTCTTAATCGCAATTGACTAATGCATGTGCAATGCCGATATTGATTTCAGAGCATTTTGTTGTCCTGCCCCCAACAAGTTTTGTAATGTAGTAATATCCGTCCGGTATTTCAGAAAAATAACGATACATGCACAATGTCACGCTAAGGGTGTACACATATTTTATTAGCGTTTTCACTGTATTTCGTGAAAGCTGATATGATTATTTGTTAGGAGACAGAGTGAAATCTAAAATGTCTCAAATGATAATCAGATGATATTGAAATATCACTTGAAATGGTCATTGAAATACCtccttaaaaataattattttaaagctCGTTTTCTTCACCTTCCTTCGAAATCGGCGGTAGAAGAGGAAAGGGTAGGGTGGTTGTATATACTTTCGTATCAATCTCTAGAAAAAATCATTAAGAATGTGAACTATCCCCTCCTGCCCCTTCATAAGCGCCAAATTTGAAGGGGTATGAAAGGCTGAAAATGACAAATGCCTTAGATATTAACGAAGAAGGATCACACAAGCAAAACGCTTATAGTTTCATTAAAATAGGTAAAAGTGAACAACTCTTTACATAACTTTTTTTGTACACTTCTGAAATTTCcgtaaaataattttatgcgTGATTTTCTAGATATGCAACAGTTACCAGGCTTATGATCTCACATCCGAACATACCATTAAATTTATCGTTTTAAATCGTAATTATTTACTTTTCCATACATGTCTGTAAAATATGTATCTGTTGGAACAAAGTCTGAACAATGATGACGTTAACATTTATCTCagcattccatttcatttcatattcttgAATGAGAACATTCGAATAATCGCAATTTCATTTAACAAATCGGGACAAGTCGGGACAGAACATTATTTGGCAGCTAATTGCATATTCATTAAGACATGAGcaaaactgtttcaccagaacaATATAATTTTGTTAATGTCATAATTATCTTCGTCATTTGTCCCCCAATTGTCATACTTGTAAGAGTTTTGCTTTTTGGGCATTAATATGCCTGTTTAAATTATAATACTCTCAGCCTGGATAACCGTTCAACAATTTATTATGCAAAAATGTAACTACTCAGAACGTTAAAAAGTCCATGATTTGCAACTGTCATTGAGAGGAAACTATTTGGGTTAGCTTCCTGCCTTTGGTTACCAGAACGGAAGCTATGTGTAATGCTCACAACACTTTTAAAATAACAATAGGCTACCTGACCTAGCCTCCTGCCAAAACGTTTAACGAAAAAAATGGttcaattttatgaaaaaaaaatatgttccagCCCGTTGTATAGCTGTATAAAATTGATCCCATGCATATGTGTGATTTTGAACGTCCCATCTCTGTCCCctacccaccccctccccctcatttCCGGTCCTCATTCCTTGCCGGACACATTATGCCAGGCCTATAGACTACCCAACATCGGCTCGCACTATATCAgccccccacacacacagaACAGGAAAACTTACAagtaatattttcaatatcacaGTTACTGCCATAAACGTGCCTACCATCAcctatcatcttcttcatctgcCACTGCCACCACCATCGCAACCATTACTATAAGTAACATAATCACCATATCCTCGATTCGCTCCATCGCAATGATACCATCCTCAATTTCTCCATGCATTAATCTATCATCTCCATtaccaccattaccatcatcattaccaccatgtTCACTATCATctacatcatcaccattaccatcattaaCATCACCAGCATCTTCACTCTCACCttaatcaccatcattaccatgatCAACATGACCAACATCTTCGCTATCATTTACATCaccattattactatcatttccATCACCACCATTACTATCATCTACATCACCACCATTTTCACTATCTTTGACATCACCATTTTGATTATCGTctacatcatcaccattaccatcattaaCATCACCAACATCTTTCATATCACTTTAATcgccatcattaccatcatcaacattgcCACCATCTGTCCTATCGTCTCCACCATCAGCAACGTCACTACCATCTTCACTATAATTTTAATCacaatcattaccatcatcaacattgcCAGCATCTTTTTTATCATCTCTATCGCCATTATTACCATCAGCAACATTCCCACCATCTTTACTACCATTTTCATTacaattattactatcatcTCCATCACCAAAATCTTCACTATCGCTttaatcaccatcattaccatcatcaacattgcCAGCATCTTTTTATCATCtcaatcaccatcattaccatcatcaacatcagaACCATTTCACTATCATCTTCAATTatatcaccattaccatcaatATATTCACTATCAgcttattcatcatcatcaatattaccATCATCCTCACTATCACCTCAATCACCACCATTGCTATCGTCATCACCACGACTATCGACACTACCACTATTATCTTTAtacttattatcattaccacTATTACTACACTGCAGAAACACCTATGTTGATTAAACACCAGTCCGGTATCTATATTGGACCACAGCAGAGAAGCGTCGAAACAACGTGcaccagttaagaatcaaacactaattggtgttgcttaaATGCCAAATTGGTGTTAGCCTAACGCTAAatcggtgttgtttcaacacctctctggtgttgACCAACATAGATACCAGGAAGGTATTACATTAACACCAGCCTTTTAGCAGTGTTCAACTCTTGTCATCGAATCCCTCAGCGTGGTCGCCACCATAAACACCGTCTCCAATATCACAATTATCAGAACCATTTTCATGTCCACCatctacatacatgacatacatatacataacTCTGAACATCACGCACGTTCAGCATCTTGTCCGAACATCACTAcgacaaaataaatcaatactCATCTTTCGTTCCAGCTACACTTTGTAAATGAATGCGAATGCGAAGTTTCTCAGAAGGAACAAATGATTTATTATCTAAGAAAGAGTGGATTAGAAACCTAAGTAtgcaattataaaaatcacGTGTTAGAACTGGGAAAAACAAACTGTGGAATCCCTCAGGGCTCCATTCCCTCCCCACTGTTTTGTATTCTGTTTATCAGCAACTTACATAGATGGTcgaatttatcttcatttaatATGCACGAACATGAAAGTAATCTTCTTTCACacattacttttctttttcagtTAGTTAATTCTGAGCAGGGTTCATTTGCTAAAAGAGATATGACTGGTGCATTATTTccaaatatagaaatatataacgACCGATACTTCGTAGAATTTTGATATATTAAATTGAGTTACACTAGGTAGCTAGATTAATGCTTATTTTTTGCAAGTTTATAGATTATAAGGCTTCATGGACAGCCAACATTGGTAAAACATTTAAGGGACATTAAATATCTAGATACACTCAAATAATAAGATGTACTCAAAATTAATTCCAACCTGTTCGAATTAACCGCAATGTAGCGTTGGAAAAGAGCGCGGTATATCAGATGCATAGCTGCTCTTCTGAAAACAGAGGATATACGAATTATGATTCATGTACTTTATTGAAACGAAACGGATCAatcttttaaaactttttaaaatgcaCCTATTTGTAAGTTGAATCCTTAATGTCTCGTCTTAACAATCAATAATTACCAATCGTCCTTAGCGATATATTTCCAGTAAATAATAAATTCCTCCATTACCACATTTGGCGCCTTGAGTTACCTCAAATTCAAAACATAATGCTTTTCTATTTTCCCTCAGCTCATAAACTTAGTCATTCCATTCCTCTGAATTTAGACACATTTCACTTTAACAGCAAAATTatgttatgatattttataCACTGACAAAATGATTCATATCCTTTATTGGTAATGTtcagaatgaaatatatacacacatatatatatatatatatatatatatatatatataaatatatatatatatatatatatatatatatatgacgaTAGTATATTACGCGTCTTTGATTCAGATGGAGAGAAAACAGAGACAAAATGTACATCTTTGCGTGGTATGCATTAAGCTCCAACACAAAGTTTTCTTCAAGTATTACCTACATTTTCGACTCAAACCTCGCGTCTTCGTCAGCGATACGAAAGTCACAGAGACAAGATATTGAAATAATCGACGTATTTATGGTTAATTTATggttaatgatgataatacgtAAAAAATAGCTGTACTAAAGGCTCAGGCTGTAAATATTAAGCGTAAGTAAGGAAATTGATATGTCATAATCACTTGATACTGGCGCAAACACAATCATGAACAGGCATGAAAAGAATAAAGATAATCGATAAAGACTTATTATGAAACTAATTCAGGATAAAATGAGGTGACAATGACCTCCAATGtcactcttaaaaaaataataattactgTTAAATACAGCATGTCTACATGTTTGGATTAGAGTTAAATGATTGCATGGCAAGGAAGAGTAATAATAACTAAGCTAGAAACAAAGTATTGTGATATGGTGATTGCGTTATAAGATGACTATTGAGTAGTGATTTATGAAGTATTCCTGAAATTcgattaaaaaattgtatttgtcCAGCAAAGAGAGATGTCTATTAAAGCCATACCGAACACTTTTGGCAACAATCTCATAACTTCTTTTTTCCCGTTTTATTTCATCCCACTTTTgtccttttcatttttgtttcttttattcattgCTTTCGAAGCCCCATTAACTtcctgatacatgtacatgtatataataagaCTTTAGCATGTTCTTGAACACATAGATGGAAGGGCAAGGTTTCAATTTCCATCTACACGTTTGAAACGTTTGATTGGTCGTAATGAATTCGAGTAACTAGTTttatgattgaatgaatgagaCCAAGTAATATACAATGTaattaaaagagagagaaacaaaTTCTGTTTGCGGAAATAGAAAGGGTTAAGTTTATGTataatttttgttcaactttttaaaaaaaatatgaacacacTTAGTGCTTTACATGTGATTTAGTATAAAACAATGcactttaattaaaaaaaaagtcagtaCTTTATTTCGATGAACATTTCCCCCTTCGATTGAGCAACCTGAAATGAAGCATATTTACAACATAATACAATTAATAAGTGCAATAAACGTTATAAATGagatatgtatatacatttatagGCATATGTTCCCTCTTTCATTCGTAAGCTGTGAACAAAATGACTGTACAtttctgttttatattttgCTGAGGATTATTCTCAATTTGAGATGCCATGAATGGAATTGTGGTTCTTATGATTTCCATTGGTATTGAATTcgacatgcatgtttgttgtcATTTCTCATTGACATATATTTATGTTAGTGATAATACCGAAAACAAAAAGGGATATGTAATGGAAATTATTATGAACAAACTGATAAATGCATTGAAATCGTAACATACCATAGCATCCAAGTAGGGTATTTTACACCAACAGAAGTAATAATCTACAAATAATATACACCATCTTTCTATTTGGTTAATGTAAATCTTTATCATATGCATGCATTTCGTATATTACAATTTACGATAATAACGCTAACATTATCATACGAAccaaatcataatgataaataattattaaaaataaatgttattcTCCAGTGTGGAATTCATGATTATCACGTCGCGTGTATCATGTCTATCAACTCACTTCTCTCAATATTGAGTCTATTGGGTTAGGGGCAACCTTTCGCCAGGATTTTCCAAcatctgatttttttcccttaTTGATCTAATATACAGTAGGTCAAttgattgtttttaattgtattaAAGTGTTATTGCGATTAAtcattcctttttattttttattttgtaagtcttaaatttttccttattttatttccCTGAAGATTCCTGGCCCACCCCCAAGATACGCACACACATACACTTACAATTACATATATCTATTGGGACTTGTATTTATTAATCCTCAttctcaacatttttttccgtAGGCCAACTATAGGGCACCAGACTCATTACTGGTCACGTTGTCAACATCAGTAGTTTATGTCATAGAATATTCTTCATTAGGAAAGTAAACATTGGATATGAAAAATAGgtttaaatcatttctgaatAATAAATGTAATCTGCTTTGTTTCACTTTTGAATTTTGCTTGGTGTCATTTACATTAAATTGTATTTATGcttgaacatttttttgtaaagggTAGGTAAAATGATATTTGATGGAAAGAaaaggcaacatcaaacagtcACTTTGTTAAATTTATTTCTACTAAAATGGAGATTCAAAGAAAGCCCTCAAactgttttattttaataatggTAAAGAAAGGTAGTGAAATCTACGTAACACCTAACCTGACATGCGTGAAACTATGTTAAACACGATACACTTGGGGGCAGCTTTGGACAGAGCTTCCTAATCAAGGTACCGTTagataatttgtttttctgatttCGAAACAGAAAAAGCAAAAACGAAATAGTTATTCAAAATGGATCCTATTTTCGAAATTTAAAACAGAAAACGgtcatttttcaatattttgattcaagaatgaaaaaaaacgaGAAAACAGAAAAACGGTTCATTCTTCTGtttgactttttatttttacatattataactttaatttttcctttcaaaaacacaaaatggaATTGAAATTTTCGTTTGATCCTTTTGTTCTGCGTTCACAAAacagaaaattgaattgaaatccttctttcattttttctgtttcgcCTTCACGAAAGAAAATTGAGCGCTccttttcatttcccttttcgAAATCAGAAACACGGATAATCTTATCAGTACCTTGATTCTTCTTCAACTGAagtttaataatttttcaacCTTTGCAGagtttcatatttcaattactCTCCTCTGTATGTAATACCAGTTGTATATTATTTACTTTTGCCTTTTACGATTCTattgtttacattattttttatcgAATGGAATGAATTAAATTTCTTGACATTAATGAAACATATATACAAAGATTAACATTGAAACTGGTGAATTTAAGAATTTGTAAAGTAGGAAATTAGTTGGCTCTTGAAGGTCGAAACATAATATTCTTACGAGGTAACTTTACTAGTAACTAGGTTGAATACATAGAGCCTATCAGGTGTACAGAAAGCAATCTCTCCTGATTGAAACTGTTGAAGGTAATACCAATGCCTATCAGGTTTCTCAATCTTGTAATCCGATATAAGACTCCTAATGTGTTTGAGCTCACCGGTATACTCATCGATATTGAGCAGACCTTCCTCGTATCTTACGGAagaaatcaaaattgtattgtcCTTACTAACAGCGGCAAAGAGGCGAATTTCCAGAGGTTTACGTAATAATTGATACATTATAACACCCTTTTTATTAATACGTGCTATCTGACTGTCATCCTGCTTAACGATCAATGAATCGCCATAACTTGTGATTTGCTTTGGTTCATACCCATCGCATGGTATCACCCTCATAGCCTTGCCACCTGTCGGTGAGAATACCTGGATCTTCTCAGCTTTCCTGTAGCTAACATAGATCAGATCATTGCTGTCTACAGTGAGACCCCCTGTCCCACCTTCAGTCTTACCAAGAGTATCGAATGTCACATCCTGTCTCTCTTCATCTGATGCGTACAGTGACATCTTATTATATCTATCGCGTACAGCATAACAACCATCAGAAAGGAATCCTACGTCCACGATCCATACGTCTTTGATCACTGCCCCCTGAAGCTGACAATTAGGAGAGAAGACATAGATTCCCCCTTCGCAATAACCAACTGCTAACATACCATCATTGGTAGCAGCTATGCCATTCATAGCGTCCTTCTTTGAGAGTAGTACGTTGCATTTCGGCTTGCATTTCACAAACCTCAGTTCCCCCATTGATAATGTATCAGGATCGCAGCTTGGTGTAAACGTCAGTTCCTCTGCATGATCGCCGACATCAATAGCAACCATCTTCTTTGGATTATCCCTATCTAATACATTACTCAATTCAAAAGACAATGAATCACAAATTGCTGCAGCATCTCCTTCTATTCGGCCTTTCAAACTATTACTCAACAAATCACTCGCACTCTCAATACTCTTAACTAACCTTTGATCAtcaattttcatattatttaaaCTCCTAACTAATTTTTCTTTCTGATCATCGAGTTGCTTCTTCAAGGTAGCATTCCTCTCTGTTATTTTATTGATAGCTTCTCCGCAAATCCTGTTGTTTTTTGCCTTTTCCCCATCAATGTGATATTTGACGCGTTTGATTTGATGATCAATACAAGTCATATGATTCTTTACTGTTTTAGTTTTAGCTTTACCACGTGACTGTAGGGTCTCAACTCTTTCTTTGATAGAGGCGGTGTACTCCATGGCATCTTTAACACAATGGCCTTTCTCCGGGGTGTGGTAGAGCATGCGACATCTCATACAAATGAGCTTCTTACATGTCGTGCATACATCAGTGCATTCATACTTCTCAGTTGTATGTATCTTTTCTCGACAGTAAACCTTCTTCTCTAAGACTACCCTACCCTCCCTGATGTCCTCAACACTCACTACTTTGTGTTTTAGATT from Lytechinus variegatus isolate NC3 chromosome 8, Lvar_3.0, whole genome shotgun sequence includes the following:
- the LOC121419558 gene encoding uncharacterized protein LOC121419558, translated to MKRVVAEEVWDVISRQTNTTTVADGDVANLKTNILVKSLVDDVRNSKQICDMCDEHSRAAHFCCDCGKNLCNACLQAHNNWNPNLKHKVVSVEDIREGRVVLEKKVYCREKIHTTEKYECTDVCTTCKKLICMRCRMLYHTPEKGHCVKDAMEYTASIKERVETLQSRGKAKTKTVKNHMTCIDHQIKRVKYHIDGEKAKNNRICGEAINKITERNATLKKQLDDQKEKLVRSLNNMKIDDQRLVKSIESASDLLSNSLKGRIEGDAAAICDSLSFELSNVLDRDNPKKMVAIDVGDHAEELTFTPSCDPDTLSMGELRFVKCKPKCNVLLSKKDAMNGIAATNDGMLAVGYCEGGIYVFSPNCQLQGAVIKDVWIVDVGFLSDGCYAVRDRYNKMSLYASDEERQDVTFDTLGKTEGGTGGLTVDSNDLIYVSYRKAEKIQVFSPTGGKAMRVIPCDGYEPKQITSYGDSLIVKQDDSQIARINKKGVIMYQLLRKPLEIRLFAAVSKDNTILISSVRYEEGLLNIDEYTGELKHIRSLISDYKIEKPDRHWYYLQQFQSGEIAFCTPDRLYVFNLVTSKVTS